From a single Apostichopus japonicus isolate 1M-3 chromosome 12, ASM3797524v1, whole genome shotgun sequence genomic region:
- the LOC139977861 gene encoding peroxidasin homolog isoform X2, whose protein sequence is MALRIFALNLLYFALTNATKGISTHTVLINSDIEIEWFLRKYQVRSTVLEKDGAQLLILDPRKQSDVTKGQFYAELTENVRVMLRISNVTPRNGGIYSHITYYDTGNADKGTFLLQVQGSPGLFNVTTDVTEGEAITAQCCVKSSMEPRLTWMVDTGIVHDNTHSLEIATVSGYRYCGQIMLTSQRIHNGKEMICEVQNGLNLSASSHLNVFYQPTINISVKGTNTCATRSCIFKEFANVTLLCSTDGNPKPNVTLTRIVKPGEFDKRKTYFTEKWSTMKSFFLFDNFTRMLYGRYRCEANNGIGDIVFDAVLLNVTFAATVNIVVSPTPDTVTPHGNFTVECEAYSNPFPTISLQKKIHEEWITLRNSVSPQTKRRLRYQAVWTLSYDEVYNDYMGIYRCMADNGIGRPAQSNTTVLYAVQDVDESSPVSRKPLLICVILFVVFGISSLTFFYNRRQIAKLSRRLHPRFDTVDFPDVVRAHHALDVENRMLHRDLPANPCKEGNVDSERPVVYDHCYEQCLGGNSGRKLSVSYQDPEDDFADGPELDINGYARLSPETASICERDDANHQVANIYIDDRVPECANSD, encoded by the exons ATGGCTCTCAGAATTTTTGCTCTCAATCTGTTGTACTTTGCTTTAACGAACGCCACAAAAG GGATATCGACACACACCGTTCTAATTAATAGTGATATTGAAATCGAATGGTTTTTAAGAAAATATCAGGTCCGGTCTACGGTTTTGGAAAAAGATGGTGCCCAACTTCTCATCCTCGATCCAAGGAAACAAAGTGACGTAACTAAGGGACAATTTTATGCAGAATTGACAGAAAATGTACGTGTTATGTTGAGAATTTCAAATGTGACCCCAAGGAATGGTGGAATATACTCACACATCACGTACTATGATACTGGAAATGCTGATAAGGGGACTTTCCTTTTGCAAGTTCAAG GTTCACCTGGCTTGTTCAATGTCACCACTGACGTAACTGAAGGCGAGGCCATAACGGCGCAGTGCTGTGTAAAAAGTTCCATGGAACCTCGGTTGACGTGGATGGTTGATACAGGAATAGTTCATGATAATACGCACAGTCTTGAAATAGCAACAGTATCTGGATATAGATATTGTGGGCAAATAATGTTGACGAGCCAGAGAATTCACAATGGCAAGGAAATGATTTGTGAGGTACAGAATGGTTTGAACCTGTCTGCGTCATCTCATCTAAATGTCTTCT ACCAACCAACCATCAATATTTCTGTAAAAGGAACTAACACGTGTGCTACAAGGAGTTGCATATTCAAGGAGTTTGCTAACGTAACATTGCTGTGTTCAACGGATGGTAACCCTAAGCCAAACGTTACATTAACGCGAATCGTTAAGCCGGGAGAGTTTGACAAACGGAAAACGTATTTCACAGAAAAATGGTCAACAATgaagagtttttttcttttcgataACTTTACAAGGATGCTATATGGCAGGTATAGATGTGAAGCAAACAATGGCATCGGTGATATCGTCTTTGATGCAGTGCTATTAAACGTCACGT TTGCAGCAACAGTCAATATCGTTGTCTCGCCTACTCCGGATACCGTCACACCGCATGGTAACTTTACTGTGGAGTGCGAGGCGTATTCAAATCCATTCCCGACAATTTCACTACAAAAGAAAATTCATGAAGAATGGATTACTTTACGTAACTCAGTATCTCCACAAACCAAGCGAAGATTGAGATACCAAGCAGTTTGGACATTATCTTATGACGAGGTCTACAATGACTACATGGGCATATATAGATGCATGGCGGATAATGGGATAGGTCGACCCGCACAATCAAATACAACCGTCTTGTATGCGGTGCAAG ATGTGGACGAATCGAGCCCAGTTTCACGGAAACCACTCTTGATTTGTGTTATTCTCTTCGTCGTGTTTGGTATTTCATCCCTGACTTTCTTTTACAATC GAAGGCAAATTGCAAAGTTATCGAGACG ACTGCATCCCAGGTTTGATACAGTGGACTTTCCAGATGTAGTGAGAGCGCATCATGCTCTAGATGTGGAAAACAGAATGTTACATAGGGACCTTCCTGCTAACCCGTGTAAAGAAG GTAACGTCGATTCGGAAAGACCCGTAGTTTATGACCACTGCTACGAACAATG TTTGGGAGGGAACTCCGGTCGGAAGCTGTCCGTTTCTTACCAAGATCCAGAGG ATGATTTTGCAGATGGCCCAGAGCTAGATATAAATGGATATGCAAG ATTAAGTCCGGAAACAGCCTCTATTTGTGAACGTGACGATGCAAACCACCAGGTCGCCAATATTTACATTGACGATCGAGTTCCAGAATGTGCTAATAGTGATTAA
- the LOC139977861 gene encoding limbic system-associated membrane protein-like isoform X3 — protein sequence MLRISNVTPRNGGIYSHITYYDTGNADKGTFLLQVQGSPGLFNVTTDVTEGEAITAQCCVKSSMEPRLTWMVDTGIVHDNTHSLEIATVSGYRYCGQIMLTSQRIHNGKEMICEVQNGLNLSASSHLNVFYQPTINISVKGTNTCATRSCIFKEFANVTLLCSTDGNPKPNVTLTRIVKPGEFDKRKTYFTEKWSTMKSFFLFDNFTRMLYGRYRCEANNGIGDIVFDAVLLNVTFAATVNIVVSPTPDTVTPHGNFTVECEAYSNPFPTISLQKKIHEEWITLRNSVSPQTKRRLRYQAVWTLSYDEVYNDYMGIYRCMADNGIGRPAQSNTTVLYAVQDVDESSPVSRKPLLICVILFVVFGISSLTFFYNRRQIAKLSRRYSRRLHPRFDTVDFPDVVRAHHALDVENRMLHRDLPANPCKEGNVDSERPVVYDHCYEQCLGGNSGRKLSVSYQDPEDDFADGPELDINGYARLSPETASICERDDANHQVANIYIDDRVPECANSD from the exons ATGTTGAGAATTTCAAATGTGACCCCAAGGAATGGTGGAATATACTCACACATCACGTACTATGATACTGGAAATGCTGATAAGGGGACTTTCCTTTTGCAAGTTCAAG GTTCACCTGGCTTGTTCAATGTCACCACTGACGTAACTGAAGGCGAGGCCATAACGGCGCAGTGCTGTGTAAAAAGTTCCATGGAACCTCGGTTGACGTGGATGGTTGATACAGGAATAGTTCATGATAATACGCACAGTCTTGAAATAGCAACAGTATCTGGATATAGATATTGTGGGCAAATAATGTTGACGAGCCAGAGAATTCACAATGGCAAGGAAATGATTTGTGAGGTACAGAATGGTTTGAACCTGTCTGCGTCATCTCATCTAAATGTCTTCT ACCAACCAACCATCAATATTTCTGTAAAAGGAACTAACACGTGTGCTACAAGGAGTTGCATATTCAAGGAGTTTGCTAACGTAACATTGCTGTGTTCAACGGATGGTAACCCTAAGCCAAACGTTACATTAACGCGAATCGTTAAGCCGGGAGAGTTTGACAAACGGAAAACGTATTTCACAGAAAAATGGTCAACAATgaagagtttttttcttttcgataACTTTACAAGGATGCTATATGGCAGGTATAGATGTGAAGCAAACAATGGCATCGGTGATATCGTCTTTGATGCAGTGCTATTAAACGTCACGT TTGCAGCAACAGTCAATATCGTTGTCTCGCCTACTCCGGATACCGTCACACCGCATGGTAACTTTACTGTGGAGTGCGAGGCGTATTCAAATCCATTCCCGACAATTTCACTACAAAAGAAAATTCATGAAGAATGGATTACTTTACGTAACTCAGTATCTCCACAAACCAAGCGAAGATTGAGATACCAAGCAGTTTGGACATTATCTTATGACGAGGTCTACAATGACTACATGGGCATATATAGATGCATGGCGGATAATGGGATAGGTCGACCCGCACAATCAAATACAACCGTCTTGTATGCGGTGCAAG ATGTGGACGAATCGAGCCCAGTTTCACGGAAACCACTCTTGATTTGTGTTATTCTCTTCGTCGTGTTTGGTATTTCATCCCTGACTTTCTTTTACAATC GAAGGCAAATTGCAAAGTTATCGAGACG ATACTCGAGAAGACTGCATCCCAGGTTTGATACAGTGGACTTTCCAGATGTAGTGAGAGCGCATCATGCTCTAGATGTGGAAAACAGAATGTTACATAGGGACCTTCCTGCTAACCCGTGTAAAGAAG GTAACGTCGATTCGGAAAGACCCGTAGTTTATGACCACTGCTACGAACAATG TTTGGGAGGGAACTCCGGTCGGAAGCTGTCCGTTTCTTACCAAGATCCAGAGG ATGATTTTGCAGATGGCCCAGAGCTAGATATAAATGGATATGCAAG ATTAAGTCCGGAAACAGCCTCTATTTGTGAACGTGACGATGCAAACCACCAGGTCGCCAATATTTACATTGACGATCGAGTTCCAGAATGTGCTAATAGTGATTAA
- the LOC139977861 gene encoding peroxidasin homolog isoform X1 — translation MALRIFALNLLYFALTNATKGISTHTVLINSDIEIEWFLRKYQVRSTVLEKDGAQLLILDPRKQSDVTKGQFYAELTENVRVMLRISNVTPRNGGIYSHITYYDTGNADKGTFLLQVQGSPGLFNVTTDVTEGEAITAQCCVKSSMEPRLTWMVDTGIVHDNTHSLEIATVSGYRYCGQIMLTSQRIHNGKEMICEVQNGLNLSASSHLNVFYQPTINISVKGTNTCATRSCIFKEFANVTLLCSTDGNPKPNVTLTRIVKPGEFDKRKTYFTEKWSTMKSFFLFDNFTRMLYGRYRCEANNGIGDIVFDAVLLNVTFAATVNIVVSPTPDTVTPHGNFTVECEAYSNPFPTISLQKKIHEEWITLRNSVSPQTKRRLRYQAVWTLSYDEVYNDYMGIYRCMADNGIGRPAQSNTTVLYAVQDVDESSPVSRKPLLICVILFVVFGISSLTFFYNRRQIAKLSRRYSRRLHPRFDTVDFPDVVRAHHALDVENRMLHRDLPANPCKEGNVDSERPVVYDHCYEQCLGGNSGRKLSVSYQDPEDDFADGPELDINGYARLSPETASICERDDANHQVANIYIDDRVPECANSD, via the exons ATGGCTCTCAGAATTTTTGCTCTCAATCTGTTGTACTTTGCTTTAACGAACGCCACAAAAG GGATATCGACACACACCGTTCTAATTAATAGTGATATTGAAATCGAATGGTTTTTAAGAAAATATCAGGTCCGGTCTACGGTTTTGGAAAAAGATGGTGCCCAACTTCTCATCCTCGATCCAAGGAAACAAAGTGACGTAACTAAGGGACAATTTTATGCAGAATTGACAGAAAATGTACGTGTTATGTTGAGAATTTCAAATGTGACCCCAAGGAATGGTGGAATATACTCACACATCACGTACTATGATACTGGAAATGCTGATAAGGGGACTTTCCTTTTGCAAGTTCAAG GTTCACCTGGCTTGTTCAATGTCACCACTGACGTAACTGAAGGCGAGGCCATAACGGCGCAGTGCTGTGTAAAAAGTTCCATGGAACCTCGGTTGACGTGGATGGTTGATACAGGAATAGTTCATGATAATACGCACAGTCTTGAAATAGCAACAGTATCTGGATATAGATATTGTGGGCAAATAATGTTGACGAGCCAGAGAATTCACAATGGCAAGGAAATGATTTGTGAGGTACAGAATGGTTTGAACCTGTCTGCGTCATCTCATCTAAATGTCTTCT ACCAACCAACCATCAATATTTCTGTAAAAGGAACTAACACGTGTGCTACAAGGAGTTGCATATTCAAGGAGTTTGCTAACGTAACATTGCTGTGTTCAACGGATGGTAACCCTAAGCCAAACGTTACATTAACGCGAATCGTTAAGCCGGGAGAGTTTGACAAACGGAAAACGTATTTCACAGAAAAATGGTCAACAATgaagagtttttttcttttcgataACTTTACAAGGATGCTATATGGCAGGTATAGATGTGAAGCAAACAATGGCATCGGTGATATCGTCTTTGATGCAGTGCTATTAAACGTCACGT TTGCAGCAACAGTCAATATCGTTGTCTCGCCTACTCCGGATACCGTCACACCGCATGGTAACTTTACTGTGGAGTGCGAGGCGTATTCAAATCCATTCCCGACAATTTCACTACAAAAGAAAATTCATGAAGAATGGATTACTTTACGTAACTCAGTATCTCCACAAACCAAGCGAAGATTGAGATACCAAGCAGTTTGGACATTATCTTATGACGAGGTCTACAATGACTACATGGGCATATATAGATGCATGGCGGATAATGGGATAGGTCGACCCGCACAATCAAATACAACCGTCTTGTATGCGGTGCAAG ATGTGGACGAATCGAGCCCAGTTTCACGGAAACCACTCTTGATTTGTGTTATTCTCTTCGTCGTGTTTGGTATTTCATCCCTGACTTTCTTTTACAATC GAAGGCAAATTGCAAAGTTATCGAGACG ATACTCGAGAAGACTGCATCCCAGGTTTGATACAGTGGACTTTCCAGATGTAGTGAGAGCGCATCATGCTCTAGATGTGGAAAACAGAATGTTACATAGGGACCTTCCTGCTAACCCGTGTAAAGAAG GTAACGTCGATTCGGAAAGACCCGTAGTTTATGACCACTGCTACGAACAATG TTTGGGAGGGAACTCCGGTCGGAAGCTGTCCGTTTCTTACCAAGATCCAGAGG ATGATTTTGCAGATGGCCCAGAGCTAGATATAAATGGATATGCAAG ATTAAGTCCGGAAACAGCCTCTATTTGTGAACGTGACGATGCAAACCACCAGGTCGCCAATATTTACATTGACGATCGAGTTCCAGAATGTGCTAATAGTGATTAA